The Hymenobacter sp. GOD-10R genome includes a window with the following:
- a CDS encoding dihydroorotase gives MLLLQNARIASENSPVLLEGDVLIVEGKIQEIGSNLAVPKEARVIDARGRVLMPGMFDAHVHFRAPGFENKETITTGSEAAINGGITGVVMMPNTRPAIDSAAVVATVLENAKHRSRIPVYTSGCVTKNREGKELAEIEGMHRLGVTMLTDDGDTTSDPAVLLRAMQYATEFGMFFASHCEVPELAGPRALNEGVMSYRLGIKGSPSCAEEIIIDRDIRLARAAGAHVHIQHVSSKLGMETIRWWKSRGDVKVTAEVAPHHLLFTDEHIGDYDTNYKMNPPLRTQDDCDALLEGLIEGVFDLIATDHAPHTPFEKAQDFISAPNGITGLDTALVSLYHYFVEPQKFGWDLVVKRYSAEPRRLMGLPVAAIEVGQQAECVLFDTEAETTFTRDFMKSKSQNTPFIDQTLKGRVDMVILGTEILLERE, from the coding sequence ATGCTTCTCCTTCAAAACGCCCGCATTGCCTCCGAAAATTCACCTGTGCTGCTCGAGGGCGATGTCCTGATTGTCGAAGGAAAAATTCAGGAAATCGGCAGCAACCTAGCTGTTCCCAAAGAGGCCCGCGTTATCGACGCGCGTGGCCGTGTGCTTATGCCGGGCATGTTTGATGCGCACGTCCATTTCCGCGCCCCTGGGTTTGAAAATAAGGAAACCATTACGACGGGTAGCGAAGCGGCCATCAATGGCGGCATTACCGGCGTGGTGATGATGCCGAATACTCGCCCGGCCATCGACTCGGCGGCAGTGGTAGCTACAGTGCTGGAAAATGCCAAACATCGGTCGCGCATTCCGGTATACACCTCCGGCTGCGTCACCAAGAACCGCGAGGGCAAGGAGCTAGCGGAAATCGAGGGGATGCACCGCCTCGGCGTGACCATGCTCACCGACGACGGCGACACCACCAGCGACCCGGCGGTGCTGCTGCGGGCCATGCAGTACGCCACCGAGTTTGGGATGTTTTTCGCCAGCCACTGCGAGGTGCCGGAGCTAGCCGGGCCGCGCGCCCTCAACGAGGGCGTGATGAGTTATCGGCTTGGTATCAAGGGGTCACCATCCTGCGCGGAAGAAATCATCATTGACCGCGACATCCGTTTGGCCCGGGCGGCGGGTGCGCACGTGCACATCCAGCACGTGTCCAGCAAGCTAGGTATGGAGACCATCCGCTGGTGGAAATCTCGCGGCGATGTGAAGGTGACGGCCGAAGTGGCCCCGCACCACCTGCTGTTCACCGACGAGCACATCGGCGACTATGACACGAACTACAAGATGAACCCGCCGTTGCGCACGCAAGACGATTGCGATGCACTGCTTGAAGGGCTCATCGAAGGCGTCTTCGACCTGATTGCCACCGACCACGCGCCACACACGCCGTTCGAAAAAGCCCAGGATTTCATCAGCGCGCCCAACGGCATCACCGGCTTGGATACGGCCCTGGTGTCGCTCTACCACTACTTCGTCGAGCCCCAAAAATTCGGGTGGGACCTAGTGGTGAAGCGCTATTCAGCCGAGCCTCGCCGCCTGATGGGCCTGCCAGTAGCCGCCATAGAAGTCGGCCAGCAAGCCGAGTGCGTTTTGTTCGATACCGAAGCGGAAACGACCTTCACGCGAGACTTCATGAAGTCTAAATCCCAGAACACCCCATTCATCGACCAGACGTTGAAAGGCCGGGTGGATATGGTGATTCTAGGTACCGAAATCTTGCTGGAGCGAGAGTAG
- the purE gene encoding 5-(carboxyamino)imidazole ribonucleotide mutase, which translates to MSTFPTSDTPSAAPSKPLIGVVMGSSSDWDTMQHAVQILTQFGVAHEARVVSAHRMPDDLFAYAEQAGPRGLQAIIAGAGGAAHLPGMLAAKTTVPVLGVPVASRHLQGVDSLHSIVQMPKGIPVATFAIGTAGAANAALFAVSLLALHDPDLATKLQAFRAAQTEAARAMTLPV; encoded by the coding sequence ATGAGTACCTTTCCCACATCCGATACCCCTAGCGCCGCCCCAAGCAAGCCCTTAATTGGCGTTGTTATGGGCTCCAGCAGCGACTGGGACACCATGCAGCATGCCGTGCAAATTCTCACGCAGTTTGGCGTGGCCCACGAAGCGCGCGTGGTATCGGCCCACCGCATGCCCGACGATTTGTTTGCCTACGCCGAACAAGCCGGTCCGCGTGGCTTGCAGGCTATCATTGCCGGCGCGGGTGGTGCCGCCCACCTGCCAGGCATGCTAGCTGCCAAAACCACAGTGCCCGTGCTAGGGGTGCCAGTAGCCAGCCGTCATTTACAAGGAGTGGATTCGCTGCACAGCATCGTGCAAATGCCCAAAGGGATACCCGTGGCCACGTTTGCTATTGGTACCGCCGGGGCTGCCAATGCGGCGCTATTCGCCGTCAGCCTGCTGGCCCTGCACGACCCGGACCTAGCCACTAAGCTACAGGCGTTTCGCGCCGCACAAACCGAGGCCGCCCGCGCCATGACCTTGCCCGTATGA
- a CDS encoding 5-(carboxyamino)imidazole ribonucleotide synthase: MSADNHVAALTPIFPGSVDAAGQRATLGVLGGGQLGRMFVHAAQRLGYFTAVLEPDAQSPAGLVSHHHIQTGYDDPAGLAELAQLCQAITTEFENVPAQALQTLAQTRPVAPGAAVVGIAQNRIEEKAHFTACADVSGVTCAPYAVIETPAQLQAVQSDQADLLPGILKTARMGYDGKGQVRVRTADELAVAWKELGGVACVLEKMLPLTAECSVLVARGWDGQVVSFAPQRNVHVDGILAVTHAYEGNMPPALADKAREAAISIAQHLGYVGVLCVEFFVVDDGSEHGGLVVNEMAPRPHNSGHYTLDACDASQFDLQVHTMAGLPLPQPRQHSPAIMLNLLGDVWFDADDQPQEPDWYSVLSLPGTHLHLYGKSDARIGRKMGHLTITGPDAASVKTVAQRAAGLLGLPGLDAI; the protein is encoded by the coding sequence ATGAGTGCCGATAACCACGTTGCAGCCCTGACCCCAATTTTTCCTGGCAGTGTGGACGCTGCGGGCCAGCGGGCCACCCTAGGTGTGCTGGGGGGCGGGCAGCTGGGTCGGATGTTTGTGCATGCCGCTCAGCGCCTGGGATACTTCACCGCCGTGCTGGAGCCCGACGCGCAAAGCCCGGCCGGACTGGTAAGTCACCACCACATCCAGACTGGCTACGACGACCCGGCCGGGCTGGCTGAACTGGCTCAGCTGTGTCAGGCCATTACCACCGAGTTTGAAAACGTGCCGGCCCAAGCCCTGCAAACGCTGGCGCAGACCCGACCCGTAGCGCCGGGCGCGGCCGTGGTGGGCATTGCCCAAAACCGCATCGAGGAAAAAGCTCACTTCACGGCCTGCGCCGACGTGTCGGGGGTGACTTGCGCGCCTTATGCGGTGATTGAAACGCCGGCCCAATTACAGGCCGTGCAGAGCGACCAAGCGGATTTACTGCCCGGTATCCTGAAAACCGCGCGCATGGGCTACGACGGTAAGGGCCAGGTTCGCGTCAGGACCGCCGATGAGCTAGCTGTTGCCTGGAAGGAGTTGGGTGGCGTGGCCTGCGTGTTGGAAAAGATGCTGCCGCTCACCGCCGAGTGTTCGGTGCTGGTGGCACGTGGCTGGGACGGGCAAGTCGTCAGCTTCGCCCCGCAGCGCAACGTGCACGTCGATGGCATTTTGGCCGTGACCCACGCCTACGAAGGAAACATGCCGCCCGCCCTAGCCGATAAAGCTCGCGAAGCGGCCATTTCTATTGCGCAGCACCTAGGATATGTCGGAGTACTATGCGTAGAGTTTTTTGTGGTAGACGACGGCAGTGAGCACGGTGGTCTGGTGGTGAATGAAATGGCCCCGCGCCCACACAATAGTGGTCATTACACCCTAGACGCCTGCGACGCGTCGCAGTTTGACCTCCAGGTTCATACTATGGCAGGCTTGCCCTTGCCGCAGCCACGCCAGCATTCCCCGGCCATCATGCTCAACCTGCTAGGTGACGTGTGGTTTGACGCCGACGATCAACCGCAGGAGCCAGACTGGTACTCCGTGCTGAGCCTGCCGGGAACGCACCTGCACCTGTACGGCAAGTCGGACGCGCGCATCGGCCGCAAGATGGGCCATCTGACCATCACCGGTCCGGATGCGGCTAGTGTCAAAACCGTGGCGCAGCGCGCCGCTGGTCTGCTCGGCTTGCCGGGGCTGGACGCCATCTAG
- a CDS encoding SDR family NAD(P)-dependent oxidoreductase — MEQNNNNGVLQKPLGSGFTATSTASEVIQGISLAGKVAIVTGGYTGIGLETTKTLAAAGATVVVPARSLEKARENLAGVANVELAELDLMNPDSIDAFAATFLASSRPLHLLIHNAGIMFVPLRRNSRGIESQLATNYLAPFQLTARLWEALKRAHGARVVNVSSLGHQFASFDFEDPNFEHRNYETLAAYGQSKTALNLFSLELDNRAKNAGVRAYAVHPGNIWGTELVREAPMEMQQQFGFYDAQGKVVPEVIASLKTIPQGAATTIWCATSPLLNHIGGVYCEDGDVAALALGEGMSAGVKPYSLDAAAAKRLWPLTEELTSVAFELVE, encoded by the coding sequence ATGGAACAGAACAATAATAACGGTGTCCTGCAAAAGCCGCTAGGTTCGGGATTTACTGCGACCTCTACGGCTAGTGAGGTTATCCAGGGAATAAGTCTGGCCGGCAAGGTGGCCATCGTCACGGGCGGGTACACAGGCATTGGCTTAGAGACCACCAAAACATTAGCTGCCGCTGGGGCCACCGTCGTGGTGCCCGCCCGGAGCTTGGAGAAAGCTAGGGAGAATTTGGCGGGCGTGGCCAACGTGGAACTAGCAGAACTGGATTTAATGAATCCAGATTCTATAGACGCCTTTGCAGCCACGTTTTTGGCTTCGAGCCGGCCGCTGCATTTGCTCATTCACAATGCAGGCATCATGTTCGTGCCCCTGCGTCGAAACAGCCGGGGCATCGAGTCGCAACTAGCTACGAATTACCTAGCTCCTTTTCAGCTAACGGCCCGCTTGTGGGAGGCGTTGAAAAGAGCACATGGCGCCCGAGTCGTCAACGTATCCTCTCTCGGGCATCAGTTTGCATCGTTCGATTTTGAAGACCCCAATTTTGAACACCGGAACTACGAAACCTTGGCTGCATATGGTCAATCCAAAACGGCACTGAACCTGTTTTCGTTGGAATTAGATAACCGGGCGAAAAACGCTGGTGTACGGGCGTATGCGGTACACCCTGGCAATATTTGGGGCACCGAGTTGGTTCGGGAAGCGCCAATGGAAATGCAGCAGCAGTTTGGCTTTTATGACGCCCAAGGCAAGGTAGTGCCAGAAGTAATTGCTTCGCTCAAAACCATTCCTCAAGGAGCTGCGACTACGATTTGGTGCGCGACAAGTCCGTTGCTAAACCACATCGGAGGCGTGTACTGTGAGGATGGGGATGTTGCCGCCTTAGCGCTTGGAGAAGGAATGTCAGCCGGAGTAAAGCCCTATTCGTTGGATGCTGCCGCCGCCAAACGATTGTGGCCCTTAACCGAAGAGCTGACCAGTGTTGCCTTCGAGTTGGTAGAGTAA
- a CDS encoding glucose 1-dehydrogenase — MSKLKNKVAVVTGASKGIGAAIATFFAAEGASVVVNYAASKDGADEVVQAIRASGGTAISVQADVSNEADVRRLFAETQAAFGTLDILVNNAGIYDYAPIEAVSAESFRRQFDINVWGTVLAIQESLKLFGAAGGNIINISSEAGRNPLPTGSIYSASKAALDALTTSLSKEFSGRNIRGNSILPGIVDTEGSRSGGFIGSEAETRLVATTPLGRTGQPADIAKAAVFLASEDAAWITGEKISVSGGIYGL, encoded by the coding sequence ATGAGCAAGCTCAAGAACAAGGTCGCGGTAGTTACCGGGGCCTCCAAAGGCATCGGCGCGGCCATTGCCACCTTTTTTGCCGCCGAAGGGGCTAGCGTGGTGGTGAATTATGCCGCCAGCAAGGACGGGGCTGATGAAGTAGTCCAGGCCATTAGGGCTTCTGGCGGCACGGCTATTTCGGTACAGGCCGATGTATCGAACGAAGCCGATGTGCGCCGACTATTTGCCGAAACCCAGGCGGCGTTCGGCACCTTGGATATCCTGGTCAACAATGCCGGCATTTATGACTATGCTCCCATTGAAGCGGTGTCAGCTGAGTCCTTTCGGCGGCAGTTCGATATCAACGTGTGGGGCACGGTACTCGCCATTCAGGAATCGTTGAAACTCTTTGGCGCGGCCGGTGGCAACATCATCAATATCAGCTCCGAAGCTGGCAGAAACCCTCTCCCTACTGGCTCCATCTATTCGGCCTCCAAAGCCGCCTTGGATGCCCTCACGACATCGTTGTCGAAGGAGTTCAGCGGCCGCAACATCCGCGGCAATTCGATTCTGCCCGGCATTGTGGACACGGAAGGGTCCCGCAGTGGAGGCTTTATCGGCAGCGAGGCAGAAACCCGCTTAGTGGCAACCACTCCCCTTGGTCGGACGGGTCAGCCCGCCGATATCGCCAAAGCAGCCGTCTTCCTGGCGTCGGAAGATGCCGCCTGGATTACGGGGGAGAAAATATCGGTATCCGGCGGCATCTATGGTTTGTAA
- a CDS encoding Crp/Fnr family transcriptional regulator, which translates to MAFVVSGCLRLYRTDEQAQEHIMRFAVEIWWITDAESFRTGLPAKGAIDALEDTQVLLWSRENFERLKKEAPTFNALENQLAGHYLDAQVNRLYTAISHSAEERYEEFVKAFPDFYQRIPLHMIASYLGLSRETLSRIRKHTGFH; encoded by the coding sequence ATGGCCTTTGTCGTGAGCGGCTGCTTGCGCCTCTACCGCACCGATGAGCAAGCACAGGAACACATCATGCGCTTTGCGGTTGAGATCTGGTGGATTACCGACGCCGAAAGCTTCCGCACTGGGCTGCCGGCCAAAGGGGCTATCGATGCGCTGGAAGACACTCAGGTGCTGTTGTGGTCAAGGGAAAACTTCGAGCGGCTGAAAAAGGAAGCTCCGACCTTCAACGCCCTAGAAAATCAATTAGCCGGTCACTACTTGGATGCTCAGGTCAACCGGCTCTACACGGCCATCAGCCACAGCGCGGAAGAGCGCTACGAGGAGTTTGTAAAGGCCTTCCCCGATTTCTACCAGCGCATCCCGCTGCACATGATTGCCTCTTACCTAGGCCTCTCCCGCGAAACCCTCAGCCGCATCCGCAAGCATACCGGCTTTCATTGA
- a CDS encoding helix-turn-helix transcriptional regulator: protein MTKPYTIHSISELHRLLEIGKPEHPLVSVIDFAEITCFSDEKLRSVVYNFYCIALKKNFQGKMQYGQNSYDFDEGIMTFFAPGQVVTTDIVDGLHLTGWWLVVHPDFIASSPLAKKMKEYDFFSYAVNEALHLSEKEEAVVDFLIQTLQQEYRAGIDSLSHTIILSHIQLLLDYCQRFYNRQFLTRQVVHHTLLEKLETLLTAYLGSEQLTEAGPPTVQYLAEQLAMSPNYLSSMLKSLTGQNAQQHIHQHLLEKAKTVLTTSELSVSEIAFLLGFNHPQSFTRLFKAKTSLSPLDYRKAFRLN, encoded by the coding sequence ATGACGAAGCCGTACACCATTCATTCTATCTCTGAGCTGCACCGGCTGCTGGAAATCGGCAAGCCTGAGCACCCCCTGGTGAGCGTCATCGACTTCGCCGAAATCACCTGCTTTTCCGATGAGAAGCTGCGGAGCGTGGTCTACAACTTTTACTGCATTGCCCTGAAGAAGAATTTCCAAGGGAAAATGCAGTATGGGCAGAACTCCTATGATTTCGACGAAGGAATAATGACCTTTTTCGCCCCCGGCCAAGTGGTGACCACCGACATCGTGGATGGCTTGCACCTGACGGGGTGGTGGCTGGTCGTGCACCCGGACTTCATCGCCAGCTCGCCCCTGGCCAAGAAGATGAAGGAGTACGACTTTTTCTCCTACGCCGTCAACGAAGCGCTGCACCTCTCGGAGAAAGAAGAAGCCGTTGTGGACTTCCTTATTCAGACGCTGCAGCAGGAGTACCGCGCCGGCATCGACTCCTTGAGCCACACCATCATTCTCTCGCACATCCAGCTGCTACTGGATTACTGCCAGCGGTTTTACAACCGGCAGTTTCTGACGCGTCAAGTGGTGCACCATACGTTGCTGGAAAAGCTAGAAACCCTGCTGACAGCTTACCTCGGCAGCGAGCAGCTAACCGAAGCTGGCCCGCCCACGGTGCAGTACCTAGCCGAGCAGCTGGCCATGTCGCCCAACTATTTGAGCAGCATGCTCAAGAGCCTAACGGGCCAGAACGCGCAGCAGCACATTCATCAGCATTTGCTGGAAAAGGCAAAAACGGTGCTAACGACCAGCGAGTTGAGCGTGAGTGAAATTGCTTTTTTGCTGGGCTTCAACCACCCACAGTCTTTCACCCGCCTGTTCAAAGCCAAAACCAGCCTCTCCCCGCTGGATTACCGCAAAGCCTTTCGCCTCAACTAA
- a CDS encoding SDR family oxidoreductase, with amino-acid sequence MSTSPQKVAIVTGGATGIGRAIAQALVANGTAVLIAGRDQQRGEAAAAELGGNTLFVPADVSQESDVQRLVATAVDRYGRLDYLINNAGVEGGMGGFEGTEAALIDSVLSVNVKGVFLAIKHAAPVMVRQQNGVIINIGSFVGTTNPIPQAAIYGASKAAVLSLTRAAAAGYADQHLRVYAVCPWMTDTPMADRQTDSDATAKAGYAAAINPSKQLVTPEDLAQATVDLLEGHTQLPNGEAILVDHASALSQIVPMTVA; translated from the coding sequence ATGTCAACCTCCCCACAGAAAGTAGCCATTGTTACGGGCGGCGCCACAGGCATTGGCCGGGCCATTGCTCAGGCCCTAGTCGCCAACGGTACTGCCGTCCTCATTGCCGGCCGCGACCAGCAGCGTGGCGAAGCCGCTGCTGCAGAACTGGGCGGCAACACCTTGTTTGTGCCTGCCGACGTCAGCCAAGAAAGCGACGTGCAGCGGTTGGTAGCCACTGCCGTGGACCGCTACGGCCGCCTAGACTACCTCATCAATAATGCGGGCGTGGAAGGTGGCATGGGTGGGTTCGAAGGTACCGAAGCCGCCCTAATTGATAGCGTACTGTCCGTTAATGTGAAAGGTGTGTTCCTCGCCATCAAGCACGCCGCGCCGGTGATGGTGCGTCAGCAAAACGGAGTAATTATTAACATCGGCTCTTTTGTCGGTACCACCAACCCCATTCCGCAGGCTGCCATCTACGGGGCTAGCAAGGCGGCCGTGCTCAGCCTCACGCGGGCCGCGGCGGCAGGCTACGCCGACCAGCACCTGCGCGTGTACGCTGTCTGCCCCTGGATGACTGACACCCCCATGGCCGACCGCCAGACCGACAGCGACGCAACTGCCAAAGCCGGCTACGCAGCGGCCATCAACCCAAGCAAGCAACTGGTTACGCCCGAAGACCTAGCCCAAGCCACAGTTGACCTTCTGGAAGGCCACACCCAGCTGCCCAATGGTGAGGCCATCCTGGTAGACCACGCCAGTGCGCTGAGCCAGATTGTGCCGATGACAGTCGCATAA
- a CDS encoding zinc-binding alcohol dehydrogenase family protein — MNALTYQHAHELAEFDLHLQEVPLPTLRDSDLLIRVQAFAVNPGDTVIRRFQSAAPGQAVILGWEFAGIVEQVGPHTTGFQPGDAVYGAGDLSRDGNYADYVAVDYRVVARKPANLSFPEAAALPMSFQTAWGALLRNDNQLPAGVGTVLVLGGAGGIGSIAIQLLKTHTNAMVIATASRPASKQWVAAMGADMVLDHSQDLAAQLAQHGIERVDMVLATRSSASHLAVIPQLLKAYGHLSLLDVHQSLDVSGLTHHSISVHLENVFTRVITNQHPEQQGLILRELTKLVEAGKVTSTLQKTLSGLTSENIRTAHEVLEKGEMIGKLVLDLGSAR; from the coding sequence ATGAATGCGCTTACGTATCAGCACGCCCACGAACTAGCTGAGTTCGACCTTCACCTACAAGAGGTGCCGCTGCCCACGCTACGAGATTCCGATTTGCTGATTCGCGTCCAAGCCTTTGCCGTAAACCCCGGTGATACGGTTATCCGCCGGTTTCAGTCGGCGGCTCCGGGCCAGGCAGTGATACTAGGTTGGGAGTTCGCTGGCATCGTCGAGCAGGTAGGCCCGCACACCACGGGGTTTCAACCGGGCGATGCGGTATATGGCGCCGGCGACTTGTCACGAGACGGCAACTACGCCGACTACGTGGCGGTCGATTATCGGGTGGTAGCCCGCAAACCCGCTAACCTATCGTTCCCAGAAGCTGCCGCCCTGCCCATGAGCTTCCAGACGGCCTGGGGCGCCTTACTACGCAACGACAATCAGTTGCCCGCGGGCGTAGGCACCGTCCTGGTGCTGGGCGGAGCCGGCGGCATTGGGTCCATCGCTATCCAGCTGCTGAAAACCCACACCAACGCGATGGTCATTGCTACGGCTTCGCGCCCGGCCTCCAAACAGTGGGTAGCGGCCATGGGCGCCGATATGGTGCTAGACCACAGCCAGGACCTCGCCGCGCAATTGGCGCAGCACGGAATCGAGCGGGTAGATATGGTATTGGCAACCCGCTCCTCTGCCAGCCATTTGGCCGTCATTCCGCAGTTGCTAAAGGCCTACGGACACCTCTCCTTGCTGGATGTTCACCAAAGCTTGGATGTCAGCGGTTTGACACACCATTCTATTTCCGTGCATCTAGAAAATGTATTTACCCGAGTAATCACCAACCAGCACCCTGAGCAGCAAGGTCTAATCTTGCGTGAACTCACGAAGCTGGTAGAAGCGGGCAAGGTTACCTCTACCCTGCAGAAAACCTTGTCCGGCTTAACCAGCGAGAACATCCGCACAGCCCATGAAGTCCTGGAAAAAGGCGAAATGATTGGGAAACTCGTGCTGGATCTAGGGAGTGCCCGCTAA
- a CDS encoding NADPH-dependent F420 reductase has protein sequence MSPITIGFIGLGRVGKALAEKSMRAGNRVLLSNSRGPASLTSYVAELGPLASAGTVAEAAQAEVVFLSVRWADISQALQGLPNWEGRIVVDTTNPILADGTFVDLGERTSSELVAAQLLGARVVKAFNSLFAAWMEDEPVQPAGKRVVFVSGDEAEAKNTAKELIAAMGFAPIDLGGLVEGGRLQQAGKPLAALNLLLTN, from the coding sequence ATGTCTCCTATAACCATTGGCTTTATCGGACTGGGCCGCGTCGGCAAGGCGCTGGCCGAGAAGAGTATGCGAGCGGGCAACCGCGTCCTTCTTAGCAATAGTCGAGGGCCCGCCTCGCTGACCAGCTACGTGGCCGAGCTAGGCCCGTTGGCTTCGGCGGGCACCGTCGCCGAGGCGGCCCAGGCCGAGGTAGTGTTCCTGTCCGTGCGCTGGGCCGACATCAGCCAGGCCCTACAAGGCCTTCCCAACTGGGAAGGCCGCATCGTGGTCGACACGACTAACCCTATCCTGGCTGATGGCACCTTCGTGGACCTAGGCGAGCGGACGTCGAGCGAGTTGGTGGCGGCTCAGCTGCTGGGCGCCCGGGTGGTCAAGGCCTTCAACAGCTTGTTTGCCGCCTGGATGGAAGATGAACCCGTGCAGCCAGCGGGGAAGCGGGTCGTGTTCGTGAGCGGCGATGAGGCAGAAGCGAAAAACACGGCTAAGGAACTGATTGCTGCTATGGGCTTTGCCCCCATCGACCTAGGTGGGCTAGTGGAGGGCGGCCGGCTTCAACAAGCCGGCAAGCCCCTAGCCGCTCTCAACTTACTACTCACTAATTAA
- a CDS encoding SDR family oxidoreductase produces MILVTGATGGLGHETIDCLLTTTPATEIAALVRDVNKATDLAERGVDVRQADYFDHPALVQAFRGVDKVLLVSAVAFTDRVHQHRNVIDAAKEAGVKHLFYTSIQRSTDFIMQEVTESDLATEAYLKASGLVYTILRNGYYFEGLRYLIGSEVPEAEVRFPAGEGKIAFVKRTELAAATATLLTSEGHDNQEYTLTGSEAYSFHDIAQELSELAGRPITYHSSELAPYIAQTVAAGFPEPVANFFAQWGAAAQHGMLAGTDDTVERLLGRKPTSLREYLKTTYFSGS; encoded by the coding sequence ATGATTTTAGTAACTGGAGCCACCGGTGGCTTGGGCCACGAAACCATCGACTGCTTGCTCACGACTACACCTGCCACAGAAATCGCCGCTCTGGTGCGCGACGTCAACAAAGCCACGGACCTCGCAGAGCGGGGCGTCGACGTGCGGCAAGCCGACTACTTTGACCACCCCGCGCTGGTACAGGCCTTCCGGGGCGTCGATAAGGTGCTGCTAGTTTCCGCCGTGGCCTTTACCGACCGAGTGCACCAGCACCGCAACGTTATCGATGCAGCGAAGGAAGCTGGGGTAAAGCACCTGTTCTACACCAGCATCCAGCGCAGCACCGATTTTATAATGCAAGAGGTTACGGAAAGCGACCTGGCCACGGAAGCCTATCTCAAAGCGTCCGGGCTGGTCTACACTATCCTCCGAAACGGCTACTACTTCGAAGGCTTAAGGTACCTAATTGGGAGTGAGGTGCCGGAGGCAGAGGTACGCTTCCCGGCGGGAGAAGGCAAAATAGCCTTCGTTAAGCGGACCGAACTGGCTGCCGCCACGGCGACCCTGCTGACCAGTGAAGGCCATGACAACCAAGAGTATACTCTGACCGGGAGCGAAGCCTATTCGTTTCACGACATCGCTCAGGAATTGTCCGAGTTAGCGGGTCGGCCCATCACCTACCACAGCAGCGAGCTAGCCCCCTACATCGCGCAGACAGTAGCCGCTGGCTTCCCCGAACCCGTCGCCAACTTCTTCGCCCAGTGGGGTGCTGCCGCCCAGCACGGCATGCTGGCCGGCACGGATGATACCGTGGAGCGGCTGCTAGGTCGCAAGCCCACTTCGCTGCGGGAGTACTTGAAAACGACGTATTTCTCGGGTAGCTAA
- a CDS encoding helix-turn-helix domain-containing protein, with amino-acid sequence MKEFKQRSTCPVSTSLDVLGDKWTLLILRDMVFAGKTTYGQFLQSEEKIATNILADRLAVLEAQGLLTKAVAADKKSKFTYRLTEKGVDIVPIIVELVLWGAKHCPAIVDPSLMAELQTDKDAAVEKYKQLAREKALV; translated from the coding sequence ATGAAAGAGTTCAAACAGCGTTCGACCTGCCCCGTAAGCACGTCGCTCGACGTACTCGGGGACAAGTGGACCCTGCTGATTCTGCGAGACATGGTGTTCGCCGGTAAGACGACCTATGGGCAGTTTCTGCAATCGGAAGAGAAAATAGCGACCAACATTCTGGCCGACCGCCTAGCCGTCTTAGAGGCACAAGGCCTCTTAACCAAAGCCGTGGCCGCTGATAAGAAATCGAAGTTCACCTACCGCCTGACGGAAAAAGGCGTAGATATCGTCCCGATTATTGTCGAGCTTGTGCTGTGGGGAGCTAAGCATTGCCCTGCTATTGTGGACCCTAGCTTAATGGCAGAACTTCAGACGGACAAAGACGCGGCTGTGGAGAAGTACAAGCAACTTGCCCGCGAAAAGGCGCTGGTCTAA